One window of the Saccopteryx bilineata isolate mSacBil1 chromosome 2, mSacBil1_pri_phased_curated, whole genome shotgun sequence genome contains the following:
- the GPR161 gene encoding G-protein coupled receptor 161 isoform X2, whose translation MVYPMKITGNRAVMALVYVWLHSLIGCLPPLFGWSAVEFDEFKWMCVAAWHREPGYTAFWQIWCALFPFLVMLVCYGFIFRVARVKARKVHCGTVVMVEEDAQRTGRKNSSTSTSSSGSRRNALQGVVYSANQCKALLTILVVIGAFMVTWGPYMVVITSEALWGKNCVSPSLETWATWLSFTSAVCHPLIYGLWNKTVRKELLGMCFGDRYYREPFVQRQRTSRLFSISNRITDLGLSPHLTALMAGGQPLGNSSSTGDTGFSCSQDSGTDVMLLEDCTSDDQPPAHCTCPPKRRSSVTFEDEVEQIKEAAKNPVLHVKAEVHKSLDSYADSLAKAIEAEAKINLFGEEALPGVLMVARTVPGAGFVGRRGSRTLVSQRLQLQSIEEGNVLAAEQK comes from the exons ATGGTGTACCCCATGAAGATCACCGGGAACCGGGCCGTGATGGCCCTGGTCTACGTCTGGCTTCACTCCCTCAtcggctgcctgcctcctctgttTGGTTGGTCAGCGGTGGAGTTTGATGAGTTCAAGTGGATGTGTGTGGCCGCGTGGCACCGGGAGCCTGGCTATACCGCCTTCTGGCAGATCTGGTGTGCCCTGTTCCCCTTCCTGGTCATGCTCGTGTGCTACGGCTTCATCTTCCGCGTGGCCAGGGTCAAGGCACGCAAGGTGCACTGCGGCACCGTGGTCATGGTGGAGGAGGACGCCCAGAGGACCGGCAGGAAGAACTCcagcacctccacctcctcctcggGCAGCCGGAGGAATGCCCTGCAGGGCGTCGTCTACTCGGCCAACCAGTGCAAAGCCCTCCTCACCATCCTGGTGGTCATCGGGGCCTTCATGGTCACCTGGGGTCCCTACATGGTGGTCATCACCTCCGAGGCGCTCTGGGGAAAGAACTGTGTCTCCCCCAGCCTGGAGACCTGGGCCACCTGGCTGAGTTTCACCAGCGCGGTCTGCCACCCCCTCATCTACGGACTCTGGAACAAGACGGTCCGCAAGGAGCTGCTGGGCATGTGCTTTGGGGACCGGTATTACCGGGAGCCGTTTGTCCAGCGGCAGAGGACGTCCAGGCTCTTCAGCATTTCCAACAGGATCACAG ACCTGGGCCTGTCCCCACACCTGACGGCGCTCATGGCAGGCGGACAGCCCCTGGGAAACAGCAGCAGCACAGGGGACACAGGCTTCAGCTGCTCTCAGGACTCAG GGACGGACGTGATGCTGTTGGAAGACTGCACGTCTGATGACCAGCCCCCCGCCCATTGCACCTGCCCACCCAAGAGGAGGAGCTCCGTGACATTCGAGGATGAAGTGGAGCAGATCAAAG aAGCAGCCAAGAACCCCGTCCTCCATGTGAAAGCTGAAGTGCACAAGTCCTTGGACAGCTACGCAGACAGCTTGGCCAAAGCCATAGAGGCCGAAGCCAAAATCAACCTATTTGGGGAGGAGGCTTTGCCCGGGGTCCTGATGGTGGCGCGGACTGTCCCGGGGGCCGGCTTTGTGGGCCGCCGAGGCAGCCGGACCCTCGTGAGTCAGAGGCTCCAGCTGCAGAGCATCGAGGAAGGGAACGTTCTAGCTGCGGAACAGAAATGA